The nucleotide window AAGAAAATAGCCTGCACGTCAAGGGGCAGGACGTTTCTGATTATTCTCGTCGGGCTTTAACCGGAAAATTAGCCGAGGTTTTAAACAAAGTGGCTTCCAGGTAAATTTTGCCAAATATTTATTGGTTTATCCGGGTTATTAAGTTGGCGGGCCCCCTCCGCCCAAAAATGTTTTGCAAATCCCATTCATCCTGCATTGGGCGTTCGGGTCACGCTATCGGCTGTAGTCCTCGTCCCCCTAGGCTAACGCCGTAGGTGTCCTGTGGGCTACTTGCCTCTATCGTTGCCCGAGGGTGCAAGCCCAATTTGTAGCAAAAGGAACAAGCTTTGCAGGTTGATACTGGATACTACAAATGCCCGGGTTGCACAGTTGAACTGTAGCCCTTTCTTGAAGATTTACCAATGGATATTCCGGTTCATTCCGGTTACTTAACTAATGGGTGTTTTTTATGACATACCTATTTGCCCCTGCCTTGAATAACTGTCAAAATAGTGTAAATCAAAATTTTGATATCCAAGGCTATGCTCATGTTTTCGATGTAGATGATATCGAACTTAAGCCGCTCCACCATTTGTTCTACATTTTCGGCATAACCATATTTTACTTGTCCCCACGAGGTAATACCCGGCTTTACCCGATGCAAGTGATGGTAGTGTGGTGATATTTTTACTATTTGATCAATAAAGTATTGTCGTTCAGGTCTTGGACCAACAATAGACATATCACCAATAAGCACATTATAAAATTGGGGAATCTCATCCAGTCTGGAACGACGAAGGTATTTTCCAATAGGGGTAATTCGCTTGTCGTCTTTGCTGGCTAACTTAGGTCCATCTTTTTCCGCATCCAGATACATGGTCCTGAATTTGAATATTTGAAACGGTTTTCCTTTTAGCCCAATTCTTTCCTGACTAAAAAACACAGGCCCTTTAGAGGATAACTTTACTAATAAGGCTAATATCAGGTAAAGCCACGAAAAGCAAATGAGGGCAAAACAGGAAATACCAATATCAATAATTCGTTTTAAACTTCGCTGCCAGGTGGGCATAACGCTCATATTCACCTCAATGAGCGGTGTTCCGAAAATGTTATTAAGCTTGACACTACCGGCCAATATATCATACATATCAGGTATAACCTTTACCTGTAGCCCAACAAAATCTTCCATCATGGAAAGAATATGCATCAAACTGCTGTGCTCTGAACTTTCAATAGCAATAATAACTTCTTCAATCTGATGGGTTTCAATCACCTCCCGTATTTTATCCAAACCGCCAAAATGCCGGATTCGCTTTTTTAGCATGACTCCGTTTTTATCTTCCACATGAACAAATCCAATGAATTTGTTGCCTGGAGATGGAATGGAGGATTCCATTTCTTCGAAAAGTTTCTCAGCATTGTGATTAGATCCAACCAATAGGGTAGGAAAGCCAATTTCTTTTCGGTGAATACGACGTATGGTAAAGGTTGTAATGATTAACCTAAAGCTATAGGTTAAGCCAAATTGGGCTAAAAATAATACGTAGAAATATTGATAATAGGTCTTAAAAGAAATGATTTCATCGTCCAGGATAAGGAAAAAGAAAATGAGAATTACCCCAATCAAGGTAATAA belongs to Bacteroidia bacterium and includes:
- a CDS encoding sugar transferase; this translates as MNRRLHAIKYFSLDLIASTGAWLLFYTYRKEVESLKFGVKVPVDYNETLIQGTIAVTLFWALLHAISGAYTDVYRRSRLKEFGQTLFITLIGVILIFFFLILDDEIISFKTYYQYFYVLFLAQFGLTYSFRLIITTFTIRRIHRKEIGFPTLLVGSNHNAEKLFEEMESSIPSPGNKFIGFVHVEDKNGVMLKKRIRHFGGLDKIREVIETHQIEEVIIAIESSEHSSLMHILSMMEDFVGLQVKVIPDMYDILAGSVKLNNIFGTPLIEVNMSVMPTWQRSLKRIIDIGISCFALICFSWLYLILALLVKLSSKGPVFFSQERIGLKGKPFQIFKFRTMYLDAEKDGPKLASKDDKRITPIGKYLRRSRLDEIPQFYNVLIGDMSIVGPRPERQYFIDQIVKISPHYHHLHRVKPGITSWGQVKYGYAENVEQMVERLKFDIIYIENMSIALDIKILIYTILTVIQGRGK